A portion of the Thermosediminibacter oceani DSM 16646 genome contains these proteins:
- the tmk gene encoding dTMP kinase → MARNLRKGKFITIEGPDGAGKTTQAEKIVQYLKSKGKRVISTREPGGTALGEQLRKVLLDPEGSPVSNAEALIYAACRAQLLERMVIPALREGFTVVCDRFVDSSLAYQGWARGIGINRILQLNKWVIGSYWPDITILLDVDPAVSLGRLVGGRKDRLESEALEFHQKVREGYMKVREMFPDRIRIIDASQPADEVFRQIVAELEKAGVVE, encoded by the coding sequence ATGGCTAGGAATCTTAGAAAAGGTAAGTTCATAACCATCGAAGGCCCCGACGGGGCGGGTAAGACTACCCAGGCCGAAAAAATAGTCCAGTACCTGAAATCCAAGGGCAAGAGGGTGATTTCCACGCGGGAACCGGGTGGAACGGCTTTGGGAGAGCAGCTAAGGAAGGTACTGCTGGATCCTGAAGGAAGCCCTGTTTCCAATGCCGAAGCCCTCATATACGCGGCCTGTAGGGCCCAGCTTCTGGAACGGATGGTGATTCCGGCACTTAGGGAAGGCTTCACCGTGGTTTGCGACCGATTCGTGGACTCCAGCCTGGCGTACCAGGGTTGGGCAAGGGGTATCGGTATCAACCGCATACTGCAGCTCAACAAGTGGGTTATCGGGAGCTACTGGCCCGATATCACGATACTGCTGGACGTGGATCCTGCCGTGTCCCTTGGGCGGCTCGTCGGAGGGCGCAAGGACAGGTTGGAGAGCGAGGCTCTTGAATTCCATCAAAAAGTCAGGGAAGGGTATATGAAGGTAAGGGAAATGTTTCCCGACAGAATCAGGATTATAGACGCCTCCCAACCGGCCGACGAGGTTTTCAGGCAGATAGTTGCTGAACTTGAAAAGGCGGGCGTGGTGGAGTAA
- a CDS encoding cyclic-di-AMP receptor, with protein MKMLMAVVQDIDAPKLVEELTKNNVGVTRLTSTGGFLKRGNTTLMIGVEEERLEDVMKMIERICRPRKQVVTPFPAAPGDTMIPYPIEVTVGGATVFVMNVERFEKI; from the coding sequence GTGAAGATGTTAATGGCGGTGGTCCAGGATATCGATGCGCCGAAGCTGGTGGAAGAGCTCACCAAAAACAACGTCGGCGTGACGAGGCTTACCAGCACGGGCGGCTTTCTAAAGCGGGGCAATACCACTCTCATGATCGGCGTGGAAGAGGAAAGGCTGGAAGATGTAATGAAAATGATCGAAAGAATCTGCCGACCGAGGAAACAGGTGGTCACTCCTTTCCCGGCGGCGCCGGGAGATACTATGATTCCGTATCCGATAGAAGTGACGGTGGGCGGTGCCACCGTGTTTGTCATGAATGTGGAGAGGTTTGAAAAAATATGA
- a CDS encoding ATP-binding protein — MRNVFHAYILIGSEEETTEKALELAQAANCNDDGLPCGFCDCCRRIREGSHPDLFHVFPDGSSIKIEKIRNVILSASQPPIEGRRKIYVIHEAGKMTQDAQNTLLKTLEDPPTASIFLLLTQNIKNLLPTVVSRCQILDYSKLDESEIPIPGDVKETLMDIIFSRPDLSKIHFYVQKLTGTEIDPDVLMEFMAGVYRDLLVIKTKSRASIKNREFLNRLKEQAAKFSPRALVAAIDTLYSQIEAVKSRGNANLVWFNLLLRLQEQEVI, encoded by the coding sequence ATGCGTAACGTTTTTCACGCTTATATTCTTATAGGATCCGAAGAGGAAACGACAGAAAAAGCCCTGGAGCTGGCTCAAGCCGCTAACTGTAATGATGACGGCCTCCCATGCGGCTTTTGCGACTGCTGCCGCCGTATAAGGGAGGGCAGCCATCCGGACCTTTTCCACGTATTTCCCGATGGGTCGTCGATTAAAATTGAAAAAATAAGGAACGTGATTTTGAGCGCGTCACAGCCTCCCATCGAAGGGAGGAGAAAGATCTACGTAATCCACGAAGCGGGCAAAATGACGCAGGACGCCCAGAATACGCTGTTAAAGACCCTGGAAGACCCACCTACAGCCAGCATCTTTCTGCTTCTCACGCAGAACATCAAAAACTTACTCCCGACAGTGGTTTCTCGGTGTCAAATTTTGGATTATTCGAAATTAGACGAAAGCGAAATCCCAATTCCCGGTGACGTAAAAGAAACCCTTATGGATATAATTTTTTCCCGGCCTGATCTTTCTAAAATACATTTTTACGTGCAAAAACTTACCGGAACCGAAATAGACCCTGACGTCCTGATGGAATTTATGGCGGGCGTGTATAGAGATCTCCTGGTGATTAAGACTAAAAGTAGGGCGTCGATAAAGAACCGGGAATTTTTGAATAGACTGAAGGAACAAGCTGCTAAATTCTCACCCCGGGCCCTGGTAGCCGCTATCGATACCCTGTACTCGCAGATAGAAGCAGTAAAATCCAGGGGAAATGCGAATCTGGTGTGGTTTAATTTGCTCCTCAGGCTCCAGGAGCAGGAGGTGATATAG
- a CDS encoding zinc metallopeptidase, protein MFPIWFFDPTLIILLPALVLAFYAQAKVSTTFERYLRVPARVGLTGAEVARELLRRNGIYDVTVEMTGGRLSDYYDPRRKVLRLSPDVYNGRSLAALGVAAHECGHAIQHNIGYVPLVFRNTIVPLAGIGSQMAFPLFFIGLLFSSEFLATLGILFFSAAVIFQLITLPVEYNASSRAVAALEGAGFIYPDEVGPVRSVLSAAALTYVAATLMAVLQLLRLIALFGLYNRDDR, encoded by the coding sequence ATGTTTCCCATCTGGTTTTTCGATCCGACGTTGATTATATTGTTACCGGCGCTGGTGCTGGCTTTTTACGCCCAGGCCAAGGTAAGCACCACCTTTGAGAGGTACCTCCGGGTCCCGGCCAGGGTAGGACTGACCGGTGCTGAAGTGGCCAGGGAGCTTTTAAGGAGGAACGGTATATACGACGTAACGGTGGAGATGACCGGCGGCAGGCTGTCGGACTATTACGATCCGCGCCGCAAAGTACTGAGGCTCTCGCCGGATGTTTATAACGGAAGGTCACTGGCGGCCCTGGGCGTTGCCGCCCATGAATGCGGCCACGCTATCCAGCACAACATCGGCTATGTGCCACTGGTTTTCAGAAATACCATAGTGCCTCTGGCTGGCATCGGATCTCAGATGGCCTTCCCCCTTTTCTTCATAGGGCTGCTGTTTAGTTCCGAATTCCTGGCGACGCTCGGCATACTGTTTTTCAGCGCCGCTGTTATCTTTCAGTTGATAACACTGCCCGTTGAATATAACGCCAGCAGCAGGGCGGTGGCCGCCCTGGAAGGTGCGGGATTTATCTACCCGGACGAGGTGGGGCCCGTTCGAAGCGTCCTGAGCGCCGCGGCACTCACCTATGTGGCTGCCACCCTTATGGCCGTACTGCAGCTTTTAAGGCTGATCGCGTTATTCGGGCTTTACAACAGGGACGACAGGTAG
- a CDS encoding PSP1 domain-containing protein: protein MVKVVGVRFKRAGKIYYFNPGTIELSVGDKVIVETARGIEYGEVVIGPKDVREEDVITPLKDVIRKATPEDKMVAEENRVKAREAADIAVKKIQEHGLEMKLVDVEYTFDRSKLIFYFTADGRVDFRELVKDLASIFRTRIELRQIGVRDEAKMVGGLGPCGRVACCHTFLGEFDPVSIKMAKQQNLSLNPGKISGLCGRLMCCLRFEYDGYCEAAKCCESCKEAGGLPEVDSEVITPDGEGTVVSVNKDKGAVTVRLAENGEKKEFPAEEVELKGS, encoded by the coding sequence ATGGTCAAAGTTGTGGGAGTGAGGTTCAAGAGAGCCGGCAAGATATATTATTTCAATCCAGGGACCATAGAACTCTCGGTGGGAGATAAGGTCATAGTAGAAACAGCCAGGGGCATCGAATACGGCGAAGTAGTTATCGGGCCAAAAGATGTAAGGGAAGAGGATGTGATAACTCCCCTCAAGGATGTCATCCGAAAGGCCACCCCGGAGGACAAAATGGTGGCCGAGGAAAACCGGGTCAAGGCCAGAGAAGCGGCTGATATAGCGGTTAAGAAGATACAGGAGCACGGCCTCGAAATGAAGCTGGTGGACGTGGAATACACCTTCGATAGATCCAAGCTCATCTTTTACTTTACGGCCGACGGCAGAGTGGATTTCAGAGAACTGGTAAAAGACCTGGCCAGCATATTCCGTACCCGAATAGAGCTTCGCCAGATAGGGGTTAGGGACGAAGCCAAGATGGTGGGGGGCCTTGGCCCCTGCGGTAGGGTCGCGTGCTGCCATACGTTTCTGGGGGAGTTTGATCCCGTATCCATAAAGATGGCCAAACAGCAAAATCTGTCCCTGAACCCGGGCAAGATTTCGGGCCTCTGCGGTAGGCTAATGTGCTGCCTGAGGTTCGAATACGACGGCTACTGTGAAGCCGCAAAATGCTGCGAATCCTGTAAGGAAGCCGGCGGATTGCCCGAGGTGGACTCCGAAGTAATCACCCCCGATGGGGAGGGCACGGTGGTTTCCGTAAATAAGGACAAAGGTGCTGTGACGGTCCGCCTTGCCGAGAACGGCGAAAAAAAGGAGTTTCCTGCGGAGGAAGTGGAACTGAAAGGTTCTTGA
- a CDS encoding YaaR family protein: protein MIKVRGLSSEEVSTASGYVSHRAASGGSRFQEILRSAREVCAKEQLEGMLASIEEQGRRLVKTMSLADLKKYREMLARFLRQCVESGLDLKEERFFTRYGRQKVLTAVKIVDRKLMELAELILSKSDAVKVLAIVDEIRGLLLDLYA from the coding sequence ATGATAAAGGTAAGGGGTCTATCTTCCGAAGAAGTATCGACGGCATCCGGGTACGTATCCCATAGGGCGGCCTCGGGTGGCAGCCGGTTTCAGGAAATTTTGAGAAGCGCCCGGGAGGTGTGCGCAAAGGAGCAGCTGGAGGGAATGCTGGCGTCCATCGAGGAACAGGGTAGGCGCCTTGTCAAAACCATGAGCCTCGCCGACCTGAAAAAATACAGGGAAATGCTGGCCAGGTTCCTCAGGCAGTGCGTGGAATCGGGACTTGACCTGAAAGAAGAGAGGTTTTTCACCCGCTACGGCCGCCAGAAGGTGCTGACCGCTGTCAAAATAGTGGACCGAAAGCTGATGGAACTTGCCGAACTCATCCTTTCAAAGAGCGATGCGGTGAAGGTCCTGGCGATAGTCGACGAGATAAGAGGGCTGCTCCTTGACCTGTATGCGTAA